In Fibrobacter sp. UWB10, a single window of DNA contains:
- the ilvD gene encoding dihydroxy-acid dehydratase, producing MPKLRSLKTMEGREMAGARALWHATGTKVEDFGKPVICVVNSYTQFVPGHVHLKDLGQVVARAIEAAGGVAKEMNTIAVDDGIAMGHDGMLYSLPSRDLIADSTEYMANAHRADALVCISNCDKVTPGMLMAAMRLNIPAIFVSGGPMEAGHVTTKDGKDRALDLIDAMIDSADNTISDEEVAAIEANACPTCGSCSGMFTANSMNSLTEALGLSLPGNGTIVATHAERKKLFEAAGKRIVELCHQYYDLNDESILPRSIATKDAFENAMRLDIAMGGSSNTVLHLLAVAQEAGVNFTMKDIDRLSRNTPCICKVAPTVHNIHVENVNRAGGIMGILGELDRMGLIHKNAKTVHAATMGEALEVNDLKRNPSAEAKQRYLAGPGRKYNIEAFSQNFMYPDHDLDRANGAIRDGEHAYTKDGGLAVLYGNLAIDGCIVKTAGVDESIWKFTGPAIVFESQEEAVEGILGNKVKAGDVVVIRYEGPKGGPGMQEMLYPTSYLKSRHLGKSCALLTDGRFSGGTSGLSIGHASPEAANKGNIGLVHTGDVIEIDIPNRTINVELTDAELDARRKEMESRGAKAWKPETRNRVVSKALQAYAAMASSADKGAVRDLSLIGVK from the coding sequence ATGCCGAAACTTCGTTCGCTCAAGACTATGGAAGGCCGTGAAATGGCCGGTGCACGCGCCCTTTGGCACGCAACAGGAACCAAGGTGGAAGACTTTGGCAAGCCCGTGATTTGCGTGGTGAACAGCTATACCCAGTTTGTTCCGGGACACGTTCACCTCAAGGACTTGGGCCAGGTGGTCGCCCGTGCGATCGAAGCTGCCGGCGGTGTCGCCAAAGAAATGAACACCATCGCAGTCGATGACGGTATCGCCATGGGCCACGACGGTATGCTTTACAGCTTGCCCAGCCGCGACCTGATTGCGGACTCCACCGAATACATGGCTAACGCCCACCGCGCCGACGCCCTCGTTTGCATTTCCAACTGCGACAAGGTGACTCCTGGTATGCTCATGGCTGCCATGCGCCTCAACATTCCGGCAATCTTCGTTTCTGGTGGCCCGATGGAAGCTGGCCACGTGACCACGAAGGACGGCAAGGACCGCGCTCTTGACTTGATTGACGCCATGATCGATTCCGCCGACAACACCATCAGCGACGAAGAAGTGGCCGCCATCGAAGCTAATGCTTGCCCGACTTGCGGTTCCTGCTCCGGCATGTTCACCGCAAACTCCATGAATTCTCTTACCGAAGCTCTCGGCCTTAGCCTCCCGGGCAACGGCACCATCGTTGCAACGCACGCCGAACGTAAGAAGCTCTTCGAAGCTGCCGGTAAGCGCATCGTGGAACTCTGCCACCAGTATTACGATTTGAACGACGAAAGCATCCTCCCGCGCAGCATCGCCACAAAGGACGCCTTCGAAAACGCCATGCGCCTCGACATCGCCATGGGCGGTTCCTCTAACACCGTGCTCCACTTGCTCGCTGTCGCTCAGGAAGCTGGCGTTAACTTCACCATGAAGGACATCGACCGCCTTTCCCGCAACACGCCGTGCATCTGCAAGGTCGCCCCGACCGTTCACAACATCCACGTGGAAAACGTGAACCGCGCCGGTGGCATCATGGGTATCCTCGGTGAACTCGACCGCATGGGCCTCATCCACAAGAATGCAAAGACTGTTCACGCCGCCACCATGGGCGAAGCTCTCGAAGTGAACGACCTCAAGCGCAACCCGAGCGCCGAAGCCAAGCAGCGCTATCTCGCTGGCCCCGGCCGCAAGTACAATATCGAAGCTTTCTCTCAGAACTTCATGTACCCCGACCACGACCTCGACCGTGCCAACGGCGCTATCCGCGATGGCGAACACGCCTACACCAAGGACGGCGGCCTCGCTGTTCTGTACGGTAACCTCGCTATTGACGGCTGTATCGTGAAGACCGCTGGCGTGGACGAATCCATCTGGAAGTTCACCGGCCCGGCCATCGTGTTCGAAAGTCAGGAAGAAGCTGTCGAAGGCATTCTCGGCAACAAGGTGAAGGCTGGCGACGTCGTCGTCATCCGCTACGAAGGCCCGAAGGGTGGCCCCGGCATGCAGGAAATGCTCTACCCGACCTCTTATCTCAAGAGCCGTCACTTGGGCAAGTCCTGCGCACTGCTCACCGACGGTCGTTTCTCCGGCGGTACCAGCGGTCTTTCCATCGGCCACGCTTCTCCGGAAGCCGCCAACAAGGGTAACATCGGCCTCGTGCACACGGGCGACGTTATCGAAATCGATATTCCGAACCGCACCATCAATGTGGAACTCACCGACGCCGAACTCGACGCTCGCCGCAAGGAAATGGAATCTCGCGGTGCCAAGGCTTGGAAGCCAGAAACCCGCAACCGCGTGGTGTCCAAGGCTCTGCAGGCATACGCTGCCATGGCATCCTCGGCTGACAAGGGCGCTGTCCGCGACCTGTCTCTGATCGGTGTAAAGTAA